One window of Deltaproteobacteria bacterium genomic DNA carries:
- a CDS encoding RNB domain-containing ribonuclease, with translation MTLEVFPVAAAGKNIRPGTVVEFFDKKKLVCAVCIGVKNERIQVLTESGRTGNVTSKRILHSSEAGLDISSGRENLQLTLKEIVDRRLQLMRQVSVAELWDLLQDEEEGFACEQLAELCFSEQISSDHTAAVLRALLDDAMRFKYKGGMFYPLSAERLEQIRLQQERQAQRERETAEGAAWLAAVWKGEEAKEPENRQRYIQMLKDYCLLGTEAPNYQQIKKLLNLAQVPQPHGPFQILVRLGIWSEDENLYLHRFGIQEEFPEEIAAAAGRIEVAIDVKEREDLSFLTVLTIDGPMTRDFDDALSVRFLDGRVEVGVHIADAAELIVPESILDEEALERATSLYLPDKRIPMLPEVLSEGVCSLRLGEERLALSLLAYFNQEDQLEEYRFALSRVKVKRQLTYSEANEMLAEDKTLGYLFRLCTRLRRQRIAAGALLLPLPEIRVWVNGSGTIHLNKIDRETPAQVIVSELMILANSLAAKELAARGVPAIYRSQDKPQEIVEPDASDELYRNYRQRRYLSRA, from the coding sequence ATGACATTGGAGGTGTTCCCGGTGGCTGCTGCGGGAAAAAACATAAGACCAGGGACGGTCGTGGAATTTTTCGACAAGAAGAAGCTTGTATGTGCAGTGTGCATCGGGGTTAAAAACGAGCGTATTCAGGTCCTTACCGAATCTGGCCGCACGGGAAATGTGACCAGCAAGAGGATTCTCCACAGCAGTGAGGCGGGGCTGGATATCAGTAGTGGCAGAGAAAACCTGCAACTGACTCTCAAGGAAATTGTCGATCGGCGGCTGCAGCTCATGCGTCAGGTGTCAGTGGCAGAACTGTGGGATTTGCTACAGGACGAGGAGGAGGGCTTTGCCTGTGAACAGCTGGCTGAACTTTGTTTCAGTGAACAGATCAGCTCCGACCACACAGCTGCAGTGCTGCGGGCTCTGTTAGATGACGCCATGCGCTTCAAGTACAAAGGAGGCATGTTCTACCCTTTGAGCGCCGAACGGTTGGAGCAAATCAGACTGCAGCAGGAGCGCCAGGCTCAAAGAGAGCGCGAAACAGCCGAAGGAGCGGCCTGGCTGGCGGCAGTCTGGAAAGGAGAGGAGGCAAAGGAGCCGGAGAACCGCCAGCGATATATTCAAATGCTCAAAGACTACTGTTTATTGGGCACCGAGGCGCCCAACTATCAGCAGATAAAAAAACTCCTTAATCTGGCTCAGGTGCCGCAGCCGCATGGCCCTTTCCAGATTCTGGTGCGGCTGGGGATCTGGAGCGAAGACGAAAACCTCTACCTGCACCGCTTTGGTATTCAGGAAGAATTCCCCGAGGAGATTGCTGCTGCAGCTGGGAGAATCGAGGTGGCTATTGATGTGAAGGAGAGAGAAGACCTCTCGTTCCTGACAGTCCTCACCATAGACGGGCCAATGACCAGGGATTTCGACGATGCCTTGAGCGTGCGCTTCCTGGACGGCCGGGTGGAGGTGGGGGTCCACATTGCGGATGCAGCTGAACTCATTGTCCCGGAGTCGATTCTGGACGAGGAGGCCCTGGAGCGAGCCACCTCACTCTATCTTCCAGACAAAAGGATACCAATGCTGCCAGAGGTGCTTTCCGAAGGGGTCTGCAGTCTGAGGCTGGGCGAAGAGCGTCTGGCGTTGAGCCTGCTGGCCTACTTCAACCAGGAGGACCAGCTGGAAGAGTATCGTTTTGCTCTCAGCCGAGTCAAAGTAAAACGTCAACTCACCTACAGCGAGGCAAATGAAATGCTGGCCGAGGACAAAACTCTCGGCTACCTGTTTCGCCTGTGCACCCGCTTGCGCCGACAGCGGATTGCTGCCGGAGCCCTGCTGTTGCCCTTGCCAGAAATCAGGGTATGGGTGAATGGCAGCGGCACCATTCATCTCAACAAGATTGACAGGGAAACCCCCGCCCAGGTGATTGTCTCGGAACTGATGATTCTGGCTAATTCCCTGGCAGCCAAAGAATTGGCTGCTCGGGGGGTGCCTGCCATCTATCGCAGTCAGGACAAGCCCCAGGAGATCGTGGAGCCTGACGCCAGTGACGAGCTTTACCGAAACTATCGTCAGCGTCGCTATCTGAGCAGGGC